Proteins from a genomic interval of Harpia harpyja isolate bHarHar1 chromosome 9, bHarHar1 primary haplotype, whole genome shotgun sequence:
- the PDP2 gene encoding pyruvate dehydrogenase [acetyl-transferring]-phosphatase 2, mitochondrial → MSRTVSSWILSSARNSIVLQGKGRLYSICVPNRNKIKWKLVFSKTRLYPAGSCSLDNTFSLKKAFRHTSTEEEHFSFQLSPSQINDILRAGELSHKILDLNSKNANSVLKFESNQLASNTPIEDRRSAATCLQTKGMMFGVFDGHAGSACAQAVSERLLHYIAVSLMSRQTLEEIELAVDCMKPVLPILQWHKHPNDVEYREITSQYFENLRVYWQHLLDLDTEPGFSLEEAMICAFKRLDSDISLEVQAPQENELMRNIALQVAFSGATACVAHIDGVHLHVANTGDCRAILGVHEEDGTWSTLPLTRDHNAFDEFEIRRLKREHPRSEEKTLFVNDRLLGILMPSRAFGDVQLKWSKELQHSVLENSCDVESLNIYQYVPPNYHTPPYLTAEPEVTYHKLRSKDKFLVIASDGLWEMLSNEKVVKLVAGHLTELNVQKPQLAFEKPVNLGYMHSLLLQRKNRGIASLDQNIATHLIRHAIGSNEYGEVDQEKLAAMLTLPEDLARMYRDDITVTVVYFNSETIENYYRNNE, encoded by the coding sequence ATGTCAAGAACTGTATCATCCTGGATCTTAAGCTCGGCAAGAAACAGCATTGTTTTACAAGGAAAAGGACGTTTGTACTCCATCTGTGTCCCAAATAGAAACAAGATAAAATGGAAGcttgttttctccaaaacacgTCTCTaccctgctgggagctgcagcttAGACAATactttctccttaaaaaaagcaTTCCGACACACTTCCACCGAAGaagaacatttctctttccagttgtCTCCATCACAAATCAATGATATACTCAGAGCAGGTGAATTATCCCATAAAATACTGGATTTGAATagtaaaaatgcaaattctgtgTTGAAGTTTGAAAGTAACCAGTTGGCATCCAACACCCCTATTGAAGACCGCAGAAGTGCAGCCACGTGCTTGCAGACCAAAGGGATGATGTTTGGAGTCTTTGATGGCCATGCAGGTTCTGCGTGTGCTCAGGCAGTAAGTGAGAGACTACTCCATTATATAGCAGTTTCTCTCATGTCTCGGCAAACCTTGGAAGAGATCGAGCTTGCTGTGGACTGCATGAAACCAGTTCTGCCTATTCTGCAGTGGCACAAGCATCCAAATGATGTAGAGTATCGAGAAATAACTTCACAATATTTTGAAAACCTCCGGGTTTACTGGCAACATTTACTGGACCTAGACACTGAGCCAGGATTTAGTTTAGAAGAAGCCATGATATGTGCATTCAAACGGTTAGACTCAGATATATCACTGGAAGTTCAGGCTCCCCAGGAAAATGAATTGATGAGAAATATTGCCCTTCAAGTAGCTTTTTCTGGTGCAACAGCCTGTGTAGCTCACATTGACGGTGTTCACTTACATGTTGCAAATACTGGTGATTGCAGAGCAATTTTAGGTGTTCATGAAGAAGACGGAACGTGGTCTACTCTCCCTCTGACCCGAGACCACAATGCCTTTGATGAATTTGAAATTAGAAGACTGAAGAGAGAACATCCTAGATCTGAGGAGAAAACCCTATTTGTGAATGACAGATTACTGGGCATTCTCATGCCCTCCAGAGCTTTTGGAGATGTGCAATTAAAATGGAGTAAAGAATTGCAACACAGTGTTCTCGAGAATAGCTGTGATGTTgagtctttaaatatttatcaaTACGTTCCTCCAAACTACCATACACCCCCTTATTTAACTGCAGAGCCTGAAGTCACATACCACAAATTAAGAAGCAAGGATAAGTTTCTAGTTATTGCTTCGGATGGACTATGGGAGATGCTAAGTAATGAGAAGGTTGTAAAACTTGTTGCTGGGCACCTTACAGAGCTTAATGTGCAGAAACCACAACTGGCTTTTGAGAAACCAGTTAATTTGGGTTATATGCACAGCTTGTTacttcagaggaaaaacagaggCATTGCCTCACTTGACCAGAACATAGCTACTCATTTAATAAGGCATGCAATTGGAAGTAATGAGTATGGGGAGGTGGACCAAGAGAAACTTGCTGCAATGCTAACACTGCCTGAAGACCTTGCGAGAATGTACAGAGATGATATCACTGTTACTGTGGtgtattttaattcagaaacaaTTGAAAATTACTACAGAAACAATGAATAG